From the genome of Amycolatopsis granulosa:
GCTCGTCGCCACCTGCACCCCGCGCGATTCGGTGGACGACCTCAGCGTGCTGATGACCACGCGGCGAGTGCGCCACGTGCCGGTCATCGAGGACGGCAGGCTCGCCGGCATCGTCAGCATCGGCGATGTGGTCAAAACGCGGATGGAACAGCTGGAGGCGACGCAGCAGCAGCTCGCCGCCTACATCGCGCAAGGCTGAGCGCGCTCCTCCCAGCTCCGGAGGACCCGGTCGAGGGCGGGACGGATGCGTTCGCGGGCTTCCGCGCGGGGCACGCCGTCCATGAGCAACCGGTCGTAGTCGGTGTTCAGGTGCCGGATCGAGGCGATCACCGCGAGCCGCACCGCCTCCTCGCCGAGCGCCCGCCCGGCGGCCGACCGTCCCACCCGTCCGCTGCCGCGGGTTCCGGCGTGCCCGGCGATCGCCTGTGCCCGGTCCGGCGGGCAGCCCGGGTAGAGCCGGCGGATGGTGTCCGCGAACGCCGCCTGGAAGTCCACGTCCTGGGCGGCGCGCCGCTGCGCGTCGCGGTCCCGCCTTCGGGCGCGGGCGTCCTCGTCGGCGAGACACCGCTGTTCGGCCCGGTCGAGGGCGGCTTCCTCGACGAGGATCCCCTGGCGCTCGTAGCGTTTGCGCCGCCGGTTGAAGTGCTGGACCAGCACGCAGAGAGTGCTTTCCTGCCTGGCGCGGCGCGACAGGGCGGCGTTCCCGGCGGGCAGCAGGACCAGGTGGTCGAAGTCGGCGCAGGTGAGGCAGAGCGGGCCCTCGGCGAGCAGGAGGTCGCCCGCCCGGCCCGCCGCACCGCACCCGGCGCACGTCCACGCCTTGTCGGCGGGGTTCACCGCCAGGTCGGGCGCCTTGTTCTGCCGCTCGGTCAGGCGGGCCCGCTGCTTCTCGGAGAGGTCCGGCGCCAGCCAGTGCGTGCGGCAGAGCCGGTCCAGCGCGTCGTCACCGGTGAAACGCAGGTCGCCCCGCTCCCGGGTGGCCGCGGTGTACGCGGTGTCGGCCGGGGTCAGCCCGTTCTCGCGCGCCCACGCACGGAGGCAGCGGAGAGCCTCGCCGATGCGCGCCGCGTCGCCGGGGAGCGCCTCGGTGAGCGGGCTGAACCGGCCCCGGCGCCACTCCTCGATCCGTGCCGCGCGCACCCAGCCGAGCCCGGCGAACACGTCGACCGGAGCAACGTACTTGCGCTGTGCGAGCACCGAAGCCGCCACCGCGGCGACGCGGCTGTTCAGTTTCCCGGCCATCAGGCGCAGAGTCTAACCGCCCCTCCGCACACCGCGACGAGCATCCACTGTGGACGCCCGGGCGGGGCGGGACCCTACCGCGCACCACCGACAGAAAGGCGTAGTCCGTCGGCCGAGGCATCGAGTTGTCCACATCGTCCTCAGGCATCCACAGAATTTCGTTCTGTTCTTCGGCTGCTTGTTTCCTGCCGCATAGTGGCTTCATGACTTCCACGACAACCACCACCGGCACGGACGGCCGCATCGTCGTCCGCATCTCTGACCCGGGTGAGCTCGTCGCGGCGGTGCCGCACCTGCTGTCGTTCCGGCCCGGTCCCTCCGTGATCCTCCTCAACCACAGCCGCGGCCGGGAACGCAGGATCATCCCGGTGATCCGCGCCGACCTGCCCGACGAACCCCACGAGCGCGACGTGGTTCGCGGGCTCGTGGACAGGCTGCTGCGACATCCCGGGGCGGGGGTGACCGTCGTCATCGTCGGCTCGCGCCCGGGGCACCGGGCACCGCCCGGCCAGTTGCCGCACCAGAGCCTGACCCAGCGGCTGATCAGTGCGCTGGACGAGGCCGGCCGGCCGGTCGACCACGCGTTGTGGGTGCCGGAGATCCGCGGCGGGGTGCCCTGGACGTGTTACCACGAAGGCTGCGGTGCGGGTGTGCTGCCGGACGACCGCGAGACCGTCATGGCGGCGACGATGGCGACGCGCGGCTGGGTGACCCACGACAGCCGGGAGCAGCTGGTGCGGCAGCTCGATCCGGACGACCCGGCCGCGATCGACCGGAGACAACGGCTGCTGGACGAGGCGGTGGAGGCACTGGCCGGTACGGGCCGGTCCGCCGAGGAGGAGCGTGCCGGGCACCTCGCCGTGGTGCGCGCTGCCCTGGGGCGGGCCGTCCGGGGAGACTTCGACCTGAGCGACGAGGACGTGGTGTCGCTGGCGATGGCCCTGTCGGACCTGAAGGTGCGTGACCGGTGCCTCACCACGGCCGAGCCGCCGGGCGAGGCACCGGCGATCGCCGCCGAGCGCCTGTGGCTGGAACTGGTGCGCCGCACGCCGCCCCCGGAACGCGCGGAGGCGGCCCTCCTGCTCGGCTACGCCGCCTACCGCCGCGGCGACTGCGTCCTGGCGGGCCTGGCGTTCGGCAACGCCCTCGCCGCCCACCCGGGTCACCGGCTCGCGGAGCTGCTCCAGATCTGCCTGAACCGCCAGCTCCCACCGGACGCGCTCGGCAGACTGAGCCGAGCCCAGGAAGGCAACCTCATGCCGACGGACCCCCGGTGCGGGTGACCGGCCCGCCTCGTACCACGGCTCGCCGCCCCGGTACAGCGGCCGCGGCACCACCGTTGGGGCGTCGTCCGACTGCCCCTGCCCGGCCCGCCCGCCGGGACTGGGCACCTCCGGCACCAGCGGCCACCTCGGCCGTGGCTTCCCGCACCGGGCACCGGCGTCGATCGCCTCGGCCGCGCCGGGTCGATGGTCGTCCGGGCTGCCGGGGCCGTGCGGCGGCCGCTGGGGGTTTGCCCGGGGTACTCGGGTCCTGCGCCGGTTGCCGGTGGCCCCGACGCCGTGGACGAGCGAGGCGGGCCGCCGGCCCGCACTGGTCACCGCCGGTCACGACGGCTACCGGGTCACCACGGCTACCGCCGGTCATCTGGCGGCCGTCCACCAACCTCGTGCCCAAGCCCGGGCTACCGCCCCAGGCACGAGTCACCGGCGGGCGGTCAGCCGGGTACGGCGCCGGAGGGGTCAGCCCTCGAGGCCCCGCCGTTCCTGGGTGAAGCGCCACGCGTCGCTGACGATGGCGTGCAGGTCGGCGCGTTCGGGCTTCCACCCGAGCTCCTCGCGGGCCCGGTCGCTGGCGGCCACGAGGATCGCGGGGTCGCCGGCGCGGCGGGGGGCCACCTCGGCGGGGATGGGGTGACCGGTGACGGCGCGGCACGCGTCGATGACTTGACGGACCGAGAACCCGGTGCCGTTGCCCAGGTTGTAGATGCGGTGCTCGCCCGCCCGCGCGTGGGTCAGGGCGAGCAGGTGGGCGTCGGCGAGGTCGGCGACGTGGATGTAGTCCCGGACGGCCGTACCGTCCTCGGTGGGGTAGTCCTCGCCGAAGATGCCGACCTGCTCGCGCTGCCCGGTCGCGACCTGCAACACCAGCGGGATGAGGTGCGTTTCGGTGGTGTGCCGCTCCCCGTAGCGGCCGTAGGCGCCGGCCACGTTGAAGTACCGCAGGCTCACGGCCGCCAGCCCGTGCGCCCGCGCGTAGCTGGTGATCGCATGGTCGATCGCGAGCTTGGACGCACCGTAGGTGTTGGTCGGCATCGTCGGCGCGGTCTCCGGGATCGGGCTGCGCTCCGGCTCGCCGTAGGTCGCCGCGGTCGAGGAGAACACCAGCCGGGGCGTGCCGTGCGCGCGCATCGCATCGAGCAGCCGGATGGAGGTGATCACGTTCCCGTGCCAGTACTTGGCCGGGTCCTGCATCGACTCGCCGACGAGGGATTTCGCCGCGAAGTGCAGCACGCCGTCGAAGCCCTCGCCCAGCAGGGACGCGGTCGCGTCGGCCGCGTCGCCCTCGACGAAGCGTGCCCCGTCGGGGACGGCGTCGGCGTGGCCGGTGGACAGGTCGTCCACCACCACGACCTCGTGCCCCGCTTCCAGCAGACGGGCGGTGCAGACACTGCCGACGTAACCGGCACCGCCCGTGACGATCAGCTTGAGGCGCGAGGAGTCGGAAGCCATGGTCTCGTCGAAAACCTTTCTCGAGGACGAAAAGGAGGTGTCACCAGTGTGGACCAGCCACCGGTGAACCACGCACCGGTCCCGCCCCACCGGATCACAGCTCGTCGCGCCGGGCGCCGGCGGAGGGGACCGCCACGAACGCACGCGGTCCGCGGTAGCCCGCACGGTCGAACGCCGCCATGACCGCCGCCTCGACCGTGTCCACAAGGGACTCCGGCACGAGCGCGATCGCGGTGCCCCCGAACCCGCCGCCGGTCATCCGCGCGCCGAGGGCGCCGGACTCGACGGCCACGTCCACCGCGAGATCCAGCTCGGGGCAGGAGATGCGGTAGTCGTCGCGCATGCTCGCGTGCGAGGCGGACAGCAGGGGGCCGATGTCGCCGATCCGGCCGTCGCGGAGCAGGGCGACGACGTCGAGCACGCGCTGGTTCTCGGTGACGACGTGGCGGACGAGGGGGGCCAGGTCACCGGGCAACCGGGCGAGCGCGCCGGCCAGGTCGTCCGGTCCGACGTCCCGCAGCGCCTTCACGCCGAGCAGGTCCGCGGCGCGCTCGGTGCCCTTGCGGCGCTCGCCGTAGCCGCCTTCGCTGTGGGCGTGTTTGACGCGCGTGTCGATGGCCAGGATGCGCAGGCCCGCGGCGGCGGCGTCGAAGGGGACCTGCTCCATCTCACCGGACCGGACGTCGAGGAACAGGACGTGACCGTCGATGCAGCACAGCGAGGCCGTCTGGTCGAGCACACCGGTGGGGGCACCGACGAAGTCGTTCTCGGCGCGCTGAGCCCAGCGGGCGATCTGGGAGCGGCGGTCCAGGTCAGGGTCCTCCTCGCCGGCCAGCCCCAGCAGGGCCAGCGCCACGGCGCACTCCAGCGCGGCGGACGAGGACAGCCCGGCGCCGGTGGGGACGTCACCGGCCAGCACCAGGTCGGCGCCGCGATCGGCACCGTGCTCGCGGAGCACCCAGGCGACGCCGGCCGGATAGGCGCCCCAGCCCGGCACGCCGCCGGGACGCAGCTCGGGGATCATCACCGGCTCGGTGTGCTGGATCAGGCCGTCGGAGCCCAGGGAGGCGACGGTGAGCACCTGGTCGGACCGCGGGGACGCGGCGGCTGCCAGGCGGTGCGGCAGGGCGAACGGCAGCACGAAGCCGTCGTTGTAGTCGGTGTGCTCGCCGATCAGGTTGACCCGGCCCGGCGCCGACCACACCCCGGCCGGGGACCGGCCGTGCACGGACTCGAACGCCGCCGCGGCCGCGCGCGCGGAGCTCACTTGGCCTGGGCCAGGACGGCGTGGAGCACCGACATCGGCACCTGGACCGCGCCGAGCTCACCGGTGACCTCGGCGGTGCCGCCGCCGTCCGCGCGGCGGACCGACACGACGCTGCCCGGGGCGATGCCCGCGTTCTTCAGGTCGACCATCAGCTTCTCGTCGAGCTGGATGTGCTCGGCAAGCCGGCGGATCTCCGCCTTGCCGCCGCCGGAGCGCGCGAAGTCGTCCAGCCGCACGAGGTCCGCCTCGGCGGGCGGCGCGGGCAGCCCGCCCTCGCCGAGCTTGTCGAGCCCGGGGATGGGGTTGCCGTAGGGCGAGGTGGTCGGGTGGTCCAGCAGCCGGACGAGCTTGCGCTCCACCGCCTCGCTCATCACGTGCTCCCAGTGGCACGCCTCGGTGTGCACGTGCTCCCACTCCAGGCCGATCACGTCCAGCAGCAGCCGCTCCGCGAGGCGGTGCTTGCGCATGACGGCGGTCGCGGGCTCCCGCCCGTGTTCGGTGAGCTGCAGGTGACGGTCGTCGGCGACGCGCACCAGCCCGTCGCGTTCCATGCGGGCCACGGTCTGGCTGACCGTCGGACCGCTCTGCTGCAGCCGCTCGGCGATGCGGGCGCGCAGCGGTACGACACCTTCCTCTTCGAGCTCGAAGATGGTCTTCAAGTACATCTCTGTGGTGTCGATGAGATCGTTCACGATGTCCCCTTCGTCCGCGACAATCCATGGTAGTCGCTCCGGGCGACCGTCACCCCAGGTGACCAGGAGGATAATCACGCTCCGCGCGGCTACCATCGGACGTCATGCAGCCCGCCGTTGTCTGGGATCCCGCACTGCTCGGTTACGACCTCGGCGGTGAGCACCCGTTCAACCCGGTCCGGCTCGACCTGACCGTGCGGCTCGCCACCGAACTGGGTGTCCTCGACGGGGTGGAGCTGCTCGTGCCCGAGCCCGCCGACGACACCGAGTTGCACCGCATCCACTCCGCGGAATACCTGGCGGCGGTCAAGCTCGCCCCGGCCGTGGGCTGGGAGGTCGGCCACGGCCTCGGCACCGCCGACAACCCGGTGTTCAGCGACATGCACGACGCCTCCGCGCTGGTGGTGGGCTCCACACTGCTGGGCGCCCGCAAGATCGCCGACGGCGACGCGCGCCGCGCCGTGAACATCGCGGGCGGGCTCCACCACGCGATGCGCGACCACGCCGCCGGGTTCTGCGTCTACAACGACTGCGCGGTCGCCATCTCCTGGCTGCTCGACCACGGCTTCGACCGCATCGCCTACATCGACACCGACGTCCATCACGGCGACGGTGTGCAGGCCGCGTTCTACGACGACCCCCGCGTGCTGACCGTCTCGCTGCACCAGCACCCGTTCACCCTGTGGCCCGGTACCGGGTACAGCGGCGAGACCGGTTCCGGCGAGGCCGAGGGGACGGCGGTGAACGTCCCGCTGCCGCCCGGCACCCGTGACGCGGGCTGGCTGCGGGCCTTCCACGCGGTCGTGCCGTCGCTGCTGGCCGTGTTCCGCCCGCAGATCCTGGTCACGCAGTGCGGCGTCGATTCGCACGAGGAGGACCCGCTGGCCGACCTGGCGTTGTCGGTCGACGGGCACCGCACGATTTACGCCACTCTGCGTGACCTCGCCGAGCGGCACGCGGACGGCCGCTGGCTCGCCGTGGGCGGCGGCGGATACCAGTTGATCCGGGTCGTGCCGCGGTCGTGGACCCACCTGATGGCCACGGTGCTCGACCGCGACGTCAAGCCCGAGACGCCACTGCCGCCGAACTGGGTCAGCACGGTCCTGCGGGCCGCGCCGAGCGCCGAGCTGCCGCCGGAGATGACCGACGGCCGCGACACGACGTTCCGGTCCTGGGGCGACGGGGTGGACGACCCCGTGGACGTGGCGATCCGGGACACCCGGCGCGCACTGTTCCCGCTGCACGGCCTGGACCCGGACGATCCGAGGGACTGACCGCGATGATCCGAGGAATCGACGCGAGATGAGCACCAGCGACACGCCCGGTGGCGCCCAGCAGGACGAGCCCGCCGGCCAGGGCCGGGCCCGGCGTGCCACCCCGGCCGACGGTGCCGGACCGGGGATCCGCGCGGGGAGTGGTGCCGGCGCGGGCGTCACTGCGGGTCCGGACAGCGGCGCGGGCCGGGTGAGCGGCGCGGGCCAGAACCCCGCTGCCGGCTCCGGCAGTGGTGCCGGCACACGACCCGGCGCCGACGCGAACGACGATGCGGCTCCGGCGGGTGGTGCCGGTGCTGGTCCGGAGCGCGGTGCGGGCCCGGAGGGCAGCGCGGGCCCGGGGGGCGGTGCTGAGGAGGCGCCGGGGCAGGGCGACCAGCACGGCCCCCGCGGTCCGTACGACTACCCGCGCCACTGGGAGGCCGACGTGCTGCTCAGTGACGGCGGCACCGTCCACCTGCGCCCCATCGTGCCGAGCGACGCGGACGCCCTGGTTGCCTTCCACTCCAGGCTGTCCGAGCGCACCCGGTACCTGCGGTACTTCGGCGCCTACCCGCGCATCCCGCAGCGGGATCTGGAGCGGTTCTCCGTGGTCGACCACCACGACCGCGTGGCGTTCGTCGTCCTGCTCGGGGACGACATCATCGCCGTGGGGCGGTACGAGCGGCTCGGTGACCGGCCCTCGGCCGAGGTGGCGTTCGTCGTCGACGACGCGCACCAGGGGCGTGGCATCGGGTCGATCCTGCTGGAGCACCTCGCCGCCGCGGCGTCGGAGAGCGGTCTGCGGCGGTTCGTCGCCGAGGTGCTCGCCGAGAACGCTTCGATGGTGCGGGTGTTCCGCGACGCCGGTTACCAGGTCAGCCGCGCCATCGAGGAGGGCGTGCTGCACCTGGAGTTCGACATCGACCCCACCGAGGAATCCCTCGCCGTCGCCCGTGCGCGCGAGCAGGCCGCCGAGGCCCGCAGCGTCTACAACCTCCTCCACCCGGGCTCGGTCGCGGTGATCGGCGCCTCCGCCGATCCCACCAAGGTCGGCTACTCGGTCCTGTCCAACCTGCTCGCCGCCGACTTCGCCGGCACCGTCTACCCGGTCAACCCCGAGCACCGCTCGGTGCGCGGGGTGCGCGCGTATCCGTCCGTGGTGGACATCCCGGATCCGGTGGACCTGGCGGTGGTCGCGGTCCCGGCCGACCAGGTCGAGTCGGTTTTGGACGGTGCGCTGGCCAAGGGGGTCAAGACCCTGCTCATCGTCACCGCCGGGTTCGCCGAGGCCGGTCCGCACGGCCTGCACGCCGAGCTGCGGCTGGTCGGCGAGGCGCGGGCGCACGGCATGCGGGTGGTCGGCCCGAACGCGCTCGGCGTGCTCAACACCGACCCGGCGGTGCGGCTCAACGCGACGCTCGCGCCCCGGCTGCCCCAACGCGGCCGGGCGGGCTTCTTCTGCCAGTCCGGCGCCCTGGGTACCGCGATCCTCGCCGACGCCGAGGCGCGCGGGCTCGGCCTGTCCACGTTCGTCTCGGCCGGCAACCGCGCTGACGTCTCCGGCAACGACCTGCTCCAGTACTGGGAGACCGACCCGAACACCGATCTCGTGCTGCTCTACCTCGAGTCGTTCGGCAACCCGCGCAAGTTCGCCCGTCTCGCACGGCGGCTGGGCCGCAGCAAACCGATCGTCGCGGTGAAGTCCGGGCGGCACGCCGTCCGGCCGCAACTGGCCGCGACCTCCGCGGAGGTCGACGAGTCGAGCGTGCAGGCGCTGTTCGAGCAGGCCGGCGTGGTGCGGGTGGAGACGCTGGCGCAGCTGTTCGACACCGCGCTGGTGTTCGCGCACCAGCCGTTGCCCGCCGGTCCGCGGATCGGGATCGTGGGCAACTCCAGCGCGATCGGGCTGCTCGCCGCCGACACGGCCCGCGCGCAGGGGCTGCGGCTCGCCTTCGACCCGGTCGACGTCGGACCGCAGGCCGGCCCGGAGGACTTCGCCGCCGCGGTGCGCGAGGCGCTGAACAACCCGGAGACCGACGCGCTGGTGGCGGTGTTCGTGCCGCCGGTGTCGATCCCGGGCAGCACCTACGCGCGCGCCTTGCGCGAGGCGGCGCAGGAGCTGGACCAGGGCAAACCGATCGTTTCGACGTTCCTGGCCGCGGAGGGCGTGCCCGCCGAGCTGGCCGTCCCCGGTCCCGACGGCGCCCCCGGTCCCGGGTCGATCCCGTCGTTCCCCAGCCCGGAACGGGCGGTGAACGCGCTGGCGAAGGTCGTGCGGTACGCGGCGTGGCGGCAGCGGCCGCAGGGCACCCTCATCCGCCCGGACGGGATCCACCTGGAGCAGGCCGAGCAGGTGGTGCGGGAGATCCTGGCCGGCGGGGACAAGAACGTCGTGCTCGAGGACCACGACGTCGTGCGGCTGCTCGGGTGCTACGGCATCGACGTGGTGCCCTTCCGGATGGTGTCCAGCGCGGACGCCGCCGTCGAGGCGGCCGGGGAGCTCGGCTACCCGGTGACGGTCAAGGCCGTGGACGAGCGGTTGCGCGGCAGGCCGGATCTCGCGGGCGTGCGACTGGATCTGGCGTCGCCGGACGCGGTGCGGCGCGGGTACGCGGACCTGAGCGAGGTGTCCGGGGAGCGGGACGTCTACGTGCAGAAGATGGCGCCGAAGGGCATCTCCTGCCTCATCGGGCTGCAGGACGACCCGTCGTTCGGCAGTCTGGTGTCCTTCGGGTTGTCGGGGCTGGTGAGCACGCTGCTGGGGGACCGGGCCTACCGGGCGGTGCCGCTGACCGACGTGGACGCCGCGACACTCGTCCGCGAGCCGAAGAGCGCGCCGCTGCTGACCGGTTACCGCGGTGACGAACCGGCGGACCTGGCGGCGCTGCAGGACATGGTGCTGCGGGTGGCGGCGCTGGCGGAGGACCACCCGGAGGTGCGGGCGCTGACGCTGGACCCGGTGGTCGCCTCCCCGGAGGGTGCGTTCGTGGCCAACGCGCGCATCGTGCTCGGCCCGCCGCCCGCTCGCCCGGACACCGGTCCGCGGCGGCTGCGACCGATCGACGCACGGTTCTGACACCCGGCGCTATGCGGTGCCGGGCTGGTGGACCTGGTAGGCACAGTCCTGGTGCGGGCGGAACCAGATCGGGCCGGTGCAGCGCACCCCCTCCGCCGCCAGGCGCCGTTTCACCACCTTGTACGTCGAGGTGCGGGGGAGTTCCGGGACGATCCGCACGAACCGCGGCAGCTGCTTGGGGCCCAGGTCCGGTTGCGCCGCGAGGAACGCGCCGAACGCGGCGGGGTCCAGCGGATCCGACAGCACCAGCGCGGCCATCACCTGATCGCCCACCGCGGAATCGGGGACGGCGTACACCGCGGCCTCCGCTATCGCCGTGTGGCGGAGCAGGATCCGCTCGATCGGCGCGGTGCCCAGGTTCTCGCCGTCCACACGCAACCAGTCGCCCAGCCGGCCCGCGAAGTAGCAGAACCCGTTCTCGTCGAGGTAGGCGAGGTCGCCGGTGTGGTAGCGGCCGTCGCGCATCCGCTCGGCGTCGGCGCCTGGGTTGCGGTAGTACCCGGCGAACGCGCCGGGCCCGCTGGTGTTCACCAGCTCGCCCACCACCCCCGGCGGGCACACCGCGCCCGTGTCCGGGTGCAGGATCGCGACCCCCTCCGGCAGCCGTCCCAGCGAGCCGGCTGGCGTGTCCGCGGTGCGGGCGAAACCGATGCCGCCCTCGGTCGATCCGAACGCGTCCACCACCTGGCAGCCGAACCGGCGCGCGAACGCGGCCAGATCCGCCTCCGCACCCTCGTTGCCGTACACGATCCGCAGCGGGTTGTCCGCGTCGCCGGGCAGCGGGGGTGTCGCCAGCACGTACGACAACGGCTTGCCCACGTAGTTCGCGTAGGTGGCGCCGAACCGCCGCACGTCGGGCAGGAACCCGGACGCCGAGAACCGGCGCCGCAGGGCCGGCGCCGCCCCGGCGGCCAGGGCCACCGACCAGCCGGCCATGATCGCGTTCGAGTGGAACATCGGCATCGAGACGTACACGCGGTCCGATGAGGACAGTCCGAACCGGGCGGCGAGCATCCGCCCGGGGACGGCGATCTTGTCGTGCGTGCACCGCACGGCCTTCGGATCACCGCTCGTGCCGGACGTGAAGATCAGCATCAGCAGGTCGTCGCCGGAGGCGGGCGCCGGGTTGCTGGCCGCGCCCGCGTGTGCGGCCAGCAACCCGGCCCATTCCGGACCGTCGAGGTCCAGCACCGGCACGTCCAGCCCGTCCAGCAGCCGGGCGTGCCGTCCCTCGGTGAGCACCAGCTCGCAGTCCGCGAGCCGGATGTCCCGCTCCAGGGCCGCGCCCCGGCGCCCCGGGTTCAGCCCCACCAGCACCGCACCCGCGAACGCGCAGCCGCCGAGCAGGAACGAGAACGACGGCACGTTGTCCGCCAGGATTCCCACGTGCTTCCGCGGCCCGGTGAGCAGCGCACGCAACACCGCGGCGTGCTCCGCGCACTGCTGCACGTGCTCGCGCCAGGTCCACGACGAGCCCTCGAACAGCAGGCCGGGCCGGTCGTCGGCGGCGCGCGCCAGCAGCAGTTCGGTGACGGTCATGACGGTGACGCCGCGAGCGCGTCGCCCAGCGCACGCAGCTGCGCCGTGGCCCCACCGAGCGTGAACTCCAGCCGTTTGGCCGCCACGAAGTACCGGTGCAGGGCGTGGCCGGTGTCGATGCCGACCCCGCCGTGCACGTGGACCGCGGTGT
Proteins encoded in this window:
- the galK gene encoding galactokinase → MSSARAAAAAFESVHGRSPAGVWSAPGRVNLIGEHTDYNDGFVLPFALPHRLAAAASPRSDQVLTVASLGSDGLIQHTEPVMIPELRPGGVPGWGAYPAGVAWVLREHGADRGADLVLAGDVPTGAGLSSSAALECAVALALLGLAGEEDPDLDRRSQIARWAQRAENDFVGAPTGVLDQTASLCCIDGHVLFLDVRSGEMEQVPFDAAAAGLRILAIDTRVKHAHSEGGYGERRKGTERAADLLGVKALRDVGPDDLAGALARLPGDLAPLVRHVVTENQRVLDVVALLRDGRIGDIGPLLSASHASMRDDYRISCPELDLAVDVAVESGALGARMTGGGFGGTAIALVPESLVDTVEAAVMAAFDRAGYRGPRAFVAVPSAGARRDEL
- a CDS encoding DUF2293 domain-containing protein yields the protein MAGKLNSRVAAVAASVLAQRKYVAPVDVFAGLGWVRAARIEEWRRGRFSPLTEALPGDAARIGEALRCLRAWARENGLTPADTAYTAATRERGDLRFTGDDALDRLCRTHWLAPDLSEKQRARLTERQNKAPDLAVNPADKAWTCAGCGAAGRAGDLLLAEGPLCLTCADFDHLVLLPAGNAALSRRARQESTLCVLVQHFNRRRKRYERQGILVEEAALDRAEQRCLADEDARARRRDRDAQRRAAQDVDFQAAFADTIRRLYPGCPPDRAQAIAGHAGTRGSGRVGRSAAGRALGEEAVRLAVIASIRHLNTDYDRLLMDGVPRAEARERIRPALDRVLRSWEERAQPCAM
- a CDS encoding bifunctional GNAT family N-acetyltransferase/acetate--CoA ligase family protein, encoding MSTSDTPGGAQQDEPAGQGRARRATPADGAGPGIRAGSGAGAGVTAGPDSGAGRVSGAGQNPAAGSGSGAGTRPGADANDDAAPAGGAGAGPERGAGPEGSAGPGGGAEEAPGQGDQHGPRGPYDYPRHWEADVLLSDGGTVHLRPIVPSDADALVAFHSRLSERTRYLRYFGAYPRIPQRDLERFSVVDHHDRVAFVVLLGDDIIAVGRYERLGDRPSAEVAFVVDDAHQGRGIGSILLEHLAAAASESGLRRFVAEVLAENASMVRVFRDAGYQVSRAIEEGVLHLEFDIDPTEESLAVARAREQAAEARSVYNLLHPGSVAVIGASADPTKVGYSVLSNLLAADFAGTVYPVNPEHRSVRGVRAYPSVVDIPDPVDLAVVAVPADQVESVLDGALAKGVKTLLIVTAGFAEAGPHGLHAELRLVGEARAHGMRVVGPNALGVLNTDPAVRLNATLAPRLPQRGRAGFFCQSGALGTAILADAEARGLGLSTFVSAGNRADVSGNDLLQYWETDPNTDLVLLYLESFGNPRKFARLARRLGRSKPIVAVKSGRHAVRPQLAATSAEVDESSVQALFEQAGVVRVETLAQLFDTALVFAHQPLPAGPRIGIVGNSSAIGLLAADTARAQGLRLAFDPVDVGPQAGPEDFAAAVREALNNPETDALVAVFVPPVSIPGSTYARALREAAQELDQGKPIVSTFLAAEGVPAELAVPGPDGAPGPGSIPSFPSPERAVNALAKVVRYAAWRQRPQGTLIRPDGIHLEQAEQVVREILAGGDKNVVLEDHDVVRLLGCYGIDVVPFRMVSSADAAVEAAGELGYPVTVKAVDERLRGRPDLAGVRLDLASPDAVRRGYADLSEVSGERDVYVQKMAPKGISCLIGLQDDPSFGSLVSFGLSGLVSTLLGDRAYRAVPLTDVDAATLVREPKSAPLLTGYRGDEPADLAALQDMVLRVAALAEDHPEVRALTLDPVVASPEGAFVANARIVLGPPPARPDTGPRRLRPIDARF
- a CDS encoding DUF4192 domain-containing protein, with amino-acid sequence MTSTTTTTGTDGRIVVRISDPGELVAAVPHLLSFRPGPSVILLNHSRGRERRIIPVIRADLPDEPHERDVVRGLVDRLLRHPGAGVTVVIVGSRPGHRAPPGQLPHQSLTQRLISALDEAGRPVDHALWVPEIRGGVPWTCYHEGCGAGVLPDDRETVMAATMATRGWVTHDSREQLVRQLDPDDPAAIDRRQRLLDEAVEALAGTGRSAEEERAGHLAVVRAALGRAVRGDFDLSDEDVVSLAMALSDLKVRDRCLTTAEPPGEAPAIAAERLWLELVRRTPPPERAEAALLLGYAAYRRGDCVLAGLAFGNALAAHPGHRLAELLQICLNRQLPPDALGRLSRAQEGNLMPTDPRCG
- a CDS encoding iron dependent repressor, metal binding and dimerization domain protein; amino-acid sequence: MNDLIDTTEMYLKTIFELEEEGVVPLRARIAERLQQSGPTVSQTVARMERDGLVRVADDRHLQLTEHGREPATAVMRKHRLAERLLLDVIGLEWEHVHTEACHWEHVMSEAVERKLVRLLDHPTTSPYGNPIPGLDKLGEGGLPAPPAEADLVRLDDFARSGGGKAEIRRLAEHIQLDEKLMVDLKNAGIAPGSVVSVRRADGGGTAEVTGELGAVQVPMSVLHAVLAQAK
- a CDS encoding acetoin utilization protein AcuC is translated as MQPAVVWDPALLGYDLGGEHPFNPVRLDLTVRLATELGVLDGVELLVPEPADDTELHRIHSAEYLAAVKLAPAVGWEVGHGLGTADNPVFSDMHDASALVVGSTLLGARKIADGDARRAVNIAGGLHHAMRDHAAGFCVYNDCAVAISWLLDHGFDRIAYIDTDVHHGDGVQAAFYDDPRVLTVSLHQHPFTLWPGTGYSGETGSGEAEGTAVNVPLPPGTRDAGWLRAFHAVVPSLLAVFRPQILVTQCGVDSHEEDPLADLALSVDGHRTIYATLRDLAERHADGRWLAVGGGGYQLIRVVPRSWTHLMATVLDRDVKPETPLPPNWVSTVLRAAPSAELPPEMTDGRDTTFRSWGDGVDDPVDVAIRDTRRALFPLHGLDPDDPRD
- the galE gene encoding UDP-glucose 4-epimerase GalE, whose translation is MASDSSRLKLIVTGGAGYVGSVCTARLLEAGHEVVVVDDLSTGHADAVPDGARFVEGDAADATASLLGEGFDGVLHFAAKSLVGESMQDPAKYWHGNVITSIRLLDAMRAHGTPRLVFSSTAATYGEPERSPIPETAPTMPTNTYGASKLAIDHAITSYARAHGLAAVSLRYFNVAGAYGRYGERHTTETHLIPLVLQVATGQREQVGIFGEDYPTEDGTAVRDYIHVADLADAHLLALTHARAGEHRIYNLGNGTGFSVRQVIDACRAVTGHPIPAEVAPRRAGDPAILVAASDRAREELGWKPERADLHAIVSDAWRFTQERRGLEG